A genome region from Apus apus isolate bApuApu2 chromosome 2, bApuApu2.pri.cur, whole genome shotgun sequence includes the following:
- the FBXO15 gene encoding F-box only protein 15 has protein sequence MPSEMLIKIFSYLDAVSLLSVGCVNRQFYHLANDNGIWLKIYSSCFQPKRTIWKMKHEQTETVSLGCAGLLDREPGYWKKEYIFKQIAAVKTRVMQLVKRVDPYTGLPCKNKEAMKAYGLSWIIVLKDKSGKEHVMEKRSLSFKHTSVTILWYGTNWPCLDVLSTLKLFGVMPLLPDKSRAPSKNGPRRRCLIAEYHLANLTESGVAVGADRLVQLFRLNPGLLIGLWKGKNEIAFVMASLHYHQLLERSTLGSATGPYAFPPNEPVLDDIDPEYGLHDYSLHLDMHGGSCTYLCGTFKSLFCRKGDIANGYLRLTVVSLKDSMKHSPLIGTVGLSWETDVFKGSVKDCYMMDVTLLEETGKPFWCFSAPVNMELSSKGSSLYDYMGQVYTTDYADSEGKVCIELEWLEETKEYFIVSLVLYISTKKVNNWFGTNY, from the exons aTGCCATCAGAAATGCTGATAAAGATATTTTCCTATTTGGATGCTGTGTCCCTGTTGTCTGTTGGTTGTGTGAATAGGCAATTCTATCATCTGGCCAATGACAA tggaatCTGGCTGAAAATCTATTCCAGTTGTTTTCAACCAAAAAGGACaatttggaaaatgaaacatgaaCAAACAGAAACTGTTTCCTTGGGCTGTGCTGGTCTTCTTGATAGAGAGCCTGGGTACTGGAAGAAAGAATACATCTTCAAGCAAATAGCTGCTGTCAAAACTAGAGTAATGCAGCTTGTTAAGCGTGTAGATCCTTATACAGGTCTTCCATGTAAAAACAAAGAAGCTATGAA AGCCTATGGCTTGAGCTGGATAATTGTTCTAAAGGACAAAAGTGGAAAAGAACATgtaatggagaagagaagcctaTCATTTAAGCATACGTCTGTTACTATACTTTGGTACGGTACGAATTGGCCATGCTTGGACGTCTTGTCAACCCTAAAACTATTTGGAGTTATGCCGTTGCTTCCTGACAAAAGCAGAGCTCCAAGCAAGAATGG ACCTCGTCGACGTTGCTTAATTGCTGAATACCATCTTGCTAACCTGACTGAAAGTGGTGTAGCAGTTGGTGCTGACAGGCTTGTCCAGCTTTTCCGTCTGAATCCAGGACTCTTAATAGGACTTTGGAAG gggaaaaatgaaattgcttttGTTATGGCAAGTCTTCATTATCATCAGCTTCTTGAGAGAAGCACTTTGGGTTCTGCTACTGG tccaTATGCCTTTCCACCTAATGAACCTGTATTGGATGATATTGACCCAGAGTATGGACTGCACGACTATAGTCTACATCTCGATATGCACGGTGGAAGCTGTACCTATCTGTGTGGAACATTTAAGAGCCTCTTCTGCAGAAAAG GTGACATTGCAAATGGATATTTGAGGCTCACGGTCGTAAGCTTAAAGGACAGTATGAAGCACTCACCTCTTATTGGCACAGTTGGCTTATCCTGGGAAACAGATGTGTTTAAAGGCAGTGTAAAG GACTGCTACATGATGGATGTTACTCTCTTGGAGGAAACTGGAAAGCCCTTCTGGTGTTTCAGTGCTCCAGTCAACATGGAACTGTCTTCCAAGGGATCCAGCCTTTATGACTACATGGGTCAAGTCTATACCACAGACTATGCAGATTCAGAGGGTAAAGTCTGTATTGAGTTGGAATGGTTGGAAGAAACCAAGGAATATTTTATTGTCAGTTTGGTGCTTTACATAAGCACCAAAAAGGTAAATAACTGGTTTGGAACAAATTACTGA